The proteins below come from a single Chryseobacterium sp. MA9 genomic window:
- a CDS encoding RNA-binding protein, translating into MNIFVSNINYATKEYELHDLFAEFGDVSSAKIVTDRETGRSRGFGFVEMGDEEGQQAIEALNQKEFNGKALNVSEAKPREEKPRRSFDNNRGGGYGGGNNNRGGGYGGGNNNRGGGGGNRW; encoded by the coding sequence ATGAACATTTTTGTTTCAAACATCAATTACGCAACTAAAGAGTATGAGTTGCACGATCTATTCGCAGAATTTGGTGATGTATCATCAGCTAAAATCGTTACAGACAGAGAAACTGGTCGTTCTAGAGGTTTCGGTTTCGTAGAGATGGGTGATGAAGAAGGACAGCAGGCTATTGAAGCTCTTAATCAAAAAGAATTCAACGGAAAAGCTCTAAACGTATCTGAGGCTAAGCCTAGAGAAGAAAAACCAAGAAGAAGCTTCGACAACAACCGTGGCGGAGGTTATGGTGGTGGTAACAACAACCGTGGCGGAGGCTATGGTGGTGGTAACAACAACCGTGGCGGAGGCGGCGGAAATCGTTGGTAA
- a CDS encoding phosphatase PAP2 family protein: MEEKQSSLLHKISKVISDFFNPLVSLIIFFIYMSIREYTLKDSMMNFIPILAMIIIPVVIWLVWNVKTGRYTNMDVSNRVQRKTLYIFIAVCVIAYLIFHYIRNGSVDFVMLFILILLFALQVSNLFIKSSMHTAFNIFVAALFFNLDWKMGLLWLGIAALVGITRVILKRHTVKEVFMGAGIAFMVSFIYLYCNIQFQH, encoded by the coding sequence ATGGAAGAAAAGCAGTCTTCATTACTACATAAAATTTCAAAAGTCATTTCTGACTTCTTTAATCCTCTGGTCTCTCTGATTATTTTTTTTATATATATGAGCATCAGGGAATATACCCTTAAAGATTCTATGATGAACTTCATTCCTATATTAGCTATGATTATTATTCCCGTTGTCATTTGGCTGGTATGGAATGTGAAAACAGGAAGATATACCAATATGGATGTATCCAACCGGGTTCAAAGAAAAACACTGTATATATTTATCGCAGTATGTGTGATTGCTTATCTTATTTTCCATTACATCAGAAACGGATCTGTTGATTTTGTCATGCTGTTTATTTTAATACTTCTGTTTGCTCTTCAGGTCAGCAATCTTTTCATCAAAAGCTCAATGCATACCGCATTCAATATATTTGTAGCAGCGTTATTTTTTAATCTTGACTGGAAAATGGGTCTGCTATGGCTGGGAATTGCCGCTTTGGTCGGGATTACCCGCGTTATTTTAAAACGTCATACGGTAAAAGAAGTATTTATGGGGGCTGGAATAGCTTTTATGGTATCTTTTATCTATCTTTATTGCAATATTCAATTTCAACATTAG
- a CDS encoding BlaI/MecI/CopY family transcriptional regulator: MKINHLTAAEENFMKLFWKMESFYLKDVMEQHPEPKPHQNTVSTYLKILVEKGYLSTVKEGRIFKYSVLVPLEGYKKFLLKELSHNFFNNSGKEILEFLLSEKLISQEDMKGYFDLKIEIKPAKVEEPKFEIAEEILSPKKEKKTKGKEKEKEKDKKKKKKKD, translated from the coding sequence ATGAAAATAAATCATCTTACTGCCGCAGAAGAAAACTTTATGAAGCTGTTTTGGAAAATGGAATCTTTCTATCTGAAGGACGTTATGGAGCAGCATCCGGAACCTAAACCACACCAGAATACGGTTTCTACTTATTTGAAAATATTGGTTGAGAAAGGCTATCTATCCACTGTAAAAGAAGGAAGAATTTTCAAATATTCAGTGCTTGTTCCTTTGGAAGGATATAAAAAATTCCTATTGAAAGAACTTTCGCATAACTTCTTTAATAATTCAGGGAAAGAAATCCTGGAGTTTTTATTAAGCGAAAAATTAATCTCCCAGGAAGATATGAAAGGATATTTTGATTTAAAAATCGAAATAAAACCAGCAAAAGTTGAAGAACCAAAGTTTGAAATTGCTGAAGAAATCTTAAGTCCTAAAAAAGAGAAGAAGACCAAAGGAAAAGAGAAAGAAAAGGAAAAAGACAAAAAGAAAAAGAAGAAAAAAGATTAA
- a CDS encoding DUF4153 domain-containing protein — MKTKFQETLSRANEVILRYPMVLAVALLAAIGAICIAETELEEVTTYIKFTICACLGISMMFALKMVSQRIGKELLLHLCGVAFLIGFYCILPNKKNNFTEVYAYIIAVTALLSHLLVSFVPFLEKDRELRFWQYNKNLFVNFFLTVVFTGVLTGGVELAILAVDKLFDFHFHHRIYTDTFFVLAIFGSSFIFLLFSDKGLNNLEKDGTYPVVLKFFTQFILIPLLLIYVAILYFYSFKILINWQLPRGWVSYLVLAYSIVGILALLLVHPLKEENAKSWVKIFSKAFYYTIVPLIILLFTAIFTRILEYGYTEPRYFVFLLALWLLSIVVYFIFSRKATIKFIPVSLFIFGAFALIFPYLNAFSVAKRSQKTELMNILNQNQLISAGKINFNKKVTDTVRNEIADKFEFLAERKQSKFLLNLLNQKDQSELSDNIEKGTFYNINYNIQNKFSDVNITVKNKPYELNRIVLVPEKQIIGIENYQYLLSFHRYSRDPQKLNEDQFELTDQLTDKFSLRLRLNSKEEVDFGPKIIQLFEENKNKNGTVKVPDLAMESDLGKYHVKLIFSEITREKYSDNELASIYYENVYILIRLK; from the coding sequence ATGAAAACAAAATTCCAGGAAACTTTAAGCCGGGCCAATGAAGTAATCCTTCGTTACCCAATGGTTCTTGCAGTGGCTTTATTAGCTGCAATTGGTGCTATCTGCATTGCTGAAACAGAGCTTGAGGAAGTCACAACGTACATCAAGTTCACTATTTGTGCCTGTCTCGGAATTTCAATGATGTTTGCTCTGAAAATGGTATCACAGAGAATCGGGAAAGAATTACTATTACACCTATGTGGTGTTGCTTTTCTTATTGGGTTTTATTGTATCCTGCCAAATAAAAAGAATAATTTCACTGAGGTTTATGCTTATATCATTGCAGTTACGGCTCTTCTCTCCCACTTATTGGTTTCTTTTGTTCCGTTTCTTGAAAAAGACAGGGAACTCAGATTCTGGCAGTATAACAAAAATCTTTTTGTCAATTTCTTCCTTACTGTAGTATTTACAGGGGTTTTGACCGGCGGAGTTGAATTGGCCATTTTAGCTGTTGATAAACTTTTTGATTTTCATTTTCATCACAGGATTTATACCGATACATTTTTTGTTCTGGCTATTTTCGGGAGCAGTTTTATTTTCCTTTTATTTAGTGACAAAGGTTTAAATAATCTTGAAAAAGATGGAACATATCCTGTTGTTTTAAAGTTTTTCACTCAGTTTATTTTGATTCCGCTACTTCTTATTTACGTAGCGATTCTTTATTTTTATTCTTTTAAAATCCTGATCAACTGGCAGCTTCCAAGAGGCTGGGTTTCTTATCTTGTGCTAGCGTACAGCATTGTTGGGATTCTGGCATTACTGCTGGTACATCCGTTAAAAGAGGAAAATGCGAAATCATGGGTTAAGATATTTTCAAAAGCATTTTATTACACCATTGTTCCTTTGATCATCCTGCTTTTCACAGCTATTTTTACAAGAATTCTGGAGTATGGCTATACAGAACCAAGATATTTTGTTTTCCTTCTTGCACTTTGGCTGCTGAGTATTGTTGTTTACTTTATTTTCAGTAGAAAGGCAACAATAAAGTTTATTCCCGTCAGCTTATTTATATTTGGAGCTTTTGCTTTAATTTTCCCTTATCTCAATGCTTTCAGTGTTGCCAAGAGAAGTCAGAAGACAGAACTGATGAATATTTTAAATCAAAATCAGTTAATCAGTGCCGGTAAAATTAATTTTAATAAAAAAGTTACGGATACAGTCCGTAATGAAATTGCTGATAAATTTGAATTTCTGGCGGAGAGAAAACAAAGTAAATTTTTATTAAACCTCTTGAATCAAAAAGATCAGTCCGAGTTATCCGATAATATTGAAAAGGGTACATTTTATAACATTAATTATAACATTCAAAATAAATTTTCGGATGTAAATATCACCGTTAAAAATAAGCCTTACGAGCTGAACAGAATTGTTCTTGTTCCTGAAAAGCAAATTATAGGAATCGAAAACTATCAATATTTACTTTCTTTCCATCGTTACAGCAGAGATCCGCAGAAGCTGAATGAAGACCAGTTTGAACTTACAGATCAGCTGACTGATAAATTCTCATTGAGACTGAGATTAAATTCTAAGGAAGAAGTAGATTTCGGACCAAAAATCATTCAATTATTTGAAGAAAATAAAAACAAAAACGGAACCGTAAAAGTTCCTGATCTGGCAATGGAATCTGATTTGGGCAAATACCATGTCAAACTTATTTTCAGTGAAATTACAAGAGAAAAATATTCCGATAATGAGCTGGCCAGCATTTATTATGAGAATGTTTATATCCTGATAAGATTAAAATAA
- a CDS encoding NIPSNAP family protein, with product MKHLFTFLLIIAGCFIFGQKFSQENISAMPVPVHQLRIYEVPKENKQVFLDRFRDHALSIMKKYGFTIVAIWESEFREKTEFVYLLEWKDEDTMKTAWEGFMADKEWKEIKARTAKQYGNFVNEIEDRTLKLTDFSPEKKLLK from the coding sequence ATGAAACATCTATTCACATTTCTCTTGATAATTGCAGGTTGTTTTATTTTTGGACAAAAGTTTTCTCAGGAAAATATTTCTGCGATGCCGGTTCCTGTACATCAGTTAAGAATTTATGAAGTTCCCAAAGAGAATAAGCAGGTTTTTCTGGACCGTTTCCGGGATCATGCACTCAGTATCATGAAGAAATATGGATTTACTATTGTAGCGATCTGGGAATCGGAATTCAGGGAAAAAACAGAATTTGTTTATCTGCTTGAGTGGAAAGATGAAGATACAATGAAAACTGCGTGGGAAGGATTTATGGCAGATAAAGAATGGAAGGAAATTAAAGCCAGAACAGCAAAGCAATATGGTAATTTCGTTAATGAAATTGAAGACAGAACCCTGAAACTTACAGATTTTTCCCCGGAAAAGAAGCTGTTGAAATAA
- a CDS encoding DUF6157 family protein: MKQHTTNYTNTLIEVAEDCPVSQAQIPVEKKEKTIARLQYEILIKNPYKYSSDDIIFECYAIKNDISEHEKQKEREKFFSKGQPCLRCSPLAKKYGFGFHHNSEGKVAMIPVESEEYQTLLNDSAVTKTKAMRSKRK; the protein is encoded by the coding sequence ATGAAACAGCATACTACTAATTATACCAACACTCTTATTGAAGTAGCCGAAGATTGCCCTGTTTCCCAGGCTCAGATTCCTGTTGAGAAAAAAGAAAAAACAATTGCCCGTCTTCAGTACGAGATACTGATAAAAAATCCTTATAAATATTCATCAGATGATATTATTTTTGAGTGTTATGCCATTAAAAATGATATTTCAGAACACGAAAAACAGAAAGAAAGAGAAAAATTCTTTTCTAAAGGCCAGCCATGTCTCCGCTGCTCTCCCCTGGCGAAGAAATATGGATTTGGGTTTCATCATAACTCAGAAGGAAAAGTTGCCATGATTCCCGTAGAAAGCGAAGAATATCAAACGTTATTGAATGACTCCGCTGTTACAAAAACAAAAGCTATGCGCTCCAAAAGAAAATGA